The following is a genomic window from Variovorax paradoxus.
GTTCGACCCGCGCCCGGGCCGCGCCGGCAGCATCCAGCCGGGCAAGAGCCGCTTCACTTCGTCATGCCCCACCATGACCTTCAAGAACGGCGAACTCGACGTGGTACTCGGCGCCCCCGGTGGTACGCAGATCGCGATGGGCGTGCTGCAGGTGCTGCTCAACGTGATCGACCACGGCATGGAGATGCAGGCTGCCGTGTCGGCGCCGCGCTTCTCGTCCACCAGCAATGCCATCGACGTGTGCAATCGCATTCCGCGTTCCACCACGCGCACACTGGAAGCACAGGGCTATGGCATCGGCCGCAACCCTTACAACTACACCATCGGCTGGGTTCACGGCGTGCAGGTACAGGCCGATGGCCTGCACGGCGGCGCCGACCCGGGCCGCGATGGCGTGGCGTACCGGCTGCGCATGGAGCCTGCTCGCGCTGATCGGCCGGGTCCGAATTGTCGTGGGGCGCTAGACTGATCGTGCCCCTGTATTTCAGGACACGGGCTATTCGCAATGTAGCGTCTGCTCGATCTGAGCATCGCGCTGCTTCGCAGCGCGATGCTGCCTGAACTACCTGGGTGATTTCATCTTCAATGCAGAGTGCGGACGCACCTCATTGAAGTGCTCGAAGGCTGCGGCCATCCGCGCTATCACCGTTCTCGCGTCGGCAAGGTCCATGCGGCTGACGTAGTCGCGCTTGTACGTGTTCACGAAGCTGTCGGCCATGCCGTTACTCTGGGGCTGCACATGGGCGTGTCCGGCAATGACTTGAAGTTCTACGACGGCTTCTGGCATATCCGGATCAATGACCAGTGGCGGCTCGCGTGGCAATGGACCGGCGATGGCCCGGAGAACGGGAAGATTTACGACCCACATTAGCGCGGGTCGGGCGGCGCAAATGCTCGAAACTATTCTTCGCAAGACGCGACAGCCCTCAGGGCAGAAAGGCAAGAAGCCATGTTTAAGAATGGAATGCGTCCGGTTCATCCCGGCGAGATTCTTCGTGAGGACTATCTGGCTCCCCTCAACATGAGCGCCAACGCGCTCGCAAAGGAATTGCACGTTGGCGCGCCGACGGTGAACGAGATCGTTCGTGAGCGCCGTGGCGTGTCCCCGCTCATGGCACTGCGCCTGTCCCGCTACTTCGGCGGTTCGGCGCAGTGGTGGCTCAACATGCAATCCGTCTACGATCTGAAGATCGCGGAGAAGGATGCGGCTAAGCAGATCGAACGTGAGGTGCGCCCGCGCCAACGCGAGCATGCGGTGGCATGACTTCGATCGCATCAGATTGCCACCCCATTCTGAAGATAATGTAGAGAGTAGCCGTCCGCTCCATCAGGATGCCCTGCTATTTCGGGGCATCTGATGGAGGCGCGAAGACAAAACGGGCCTCAGGCTCGCCGTGTTGGATTCCGCTGATCTCTGACCCTTAGGGGGTGCGGATAAAAATTGGACTGGTTTTATGTCGCAAGTCCCAGGCTCACCCGGTTTCGGCGCTGGTAGAGGCAATGGGAAAAGAGAAATTGCTCAGTGAGACGCGTCGATGATGCCGGCCGCTGTCACTGCTCAATGGCGCTTGGCCAAGACGGGCGTCTACGAGAGCGGGTGATGCAGAGGCACCGTGTCGAGTATTGGCGTGCGCAGTCGGGGCGAATGGCCCGGCGGGCGTGACCTCTCAGCCTAGAACCTGTTCACGCATGCGGCAGTTCTTCCAAACCTAACCGCCAGGCTCGAAACTTCAACGCTATTGGGAGAAATTCCCTGGCCCCACACCGACTTTCTCAAAGCGTCGAGCTTCTACTCTCCTGAGCACCGGACGTGTCGCAGAGCGGCACTATGTCAGAAGCGAAGATGTAATTCTGACATCGTGAAATGATGATGGTCACACTTCCCGAATCCATCGTGCTGCACGCCAAGTCCTTGCCTGAGGGAGGCGTGCTATCGCCCAAGGAGTTCCTGCACCTCGGAAGCCGCGCCGCCGTCGACCAAGCCCTGTCTTGGCTCGCCAAGGAAGGCAAGCTGCTGCGCGTCGCGCGCGGAACCTACGTCACTCCGGTGTCGAGCCGTGTTGGAACACGCGCGCCGGCGCCTGAGAAGGTGGTGAACGCGCTGGCGGCCCAAAGCGGCGAGGTCGTGACACTGCACGGCGCTAACGCATCCAACGCGTTGGGATTGACCCGGCAGGTACCAATCCGAGAGGCCTACCTGACCTCGGGACGCACGCGCAAACTCAAGCTCGGACGCTCCGAAGTCATGGTGAAGCATGCCCCGCACTGGATGCTGGCGCTTGGAGCCGGGCCAGCCGGTGCGGCCGTGCGTGCGGTGGCCTGGATGGGACCAGCGCATGCGGGCGAATCGCTGGCCGCTTTGCGCCGCACGCTGCCGCCATCCGAGTGGCGGACGCTGACGTCGGCGCGCGCTACCCTACCGTCCTGGATGACAAGAGCCATCGGCGAAGAGGCACTGCGTGGCTGAGCACTTCGTCGCTCTGAGCAAGGACGATCAGGCCGAAGTCCTGGAACAGGCCCGTGCAAAGACTGGCCGGTGGAATCCAACATGCTGTGGTCTACCTCGTCTTAGAGGCGTTGAACCGCTGGGGCCGACTTGAAAAAGCCCTCAGGAGAGGGCTTGTGTAGTCTGAGGTTGGCTTTCGTATTGCACCAAATTTGCGAGGAGGCCAAGCAACCAAGCAAAATCATCTTTGAGAGCCGCCCCTCTGCCACATCACCGTGACATCCTCGAGCACGGGGTCATTGCGAACATGGATCCCTTGTTGCGCGAGATCGGCAGTCGCACAAGTAAGCCCCGTTCTTTTGTTTGCGTCGCCGAATACGTGACCGCGCGCTATGGCCTCGGCGTATAGGGCAGCAATGCCGAGCACGTTATCGAGCCTTGCGTAGAGTGCGTGATTCTGAATTCGCGAGAGCTGCTGGCACGGCCACTTCGCCGCCACCTGCGTATCCAGCTAAGCCGCCGAATGCCTGGATGATTTCATGGTGGACCGCCAACGAAATCGAAGTCGAGCAAATCAGCGGTCCTTCAGCGCGGCAAGCACGGCGTAATGCTCAGCGATCACCTGTTTGGCGATTTGCGAGATCTCACGCTTTTGCTCAGGCGTCTTAGCCTGCACGGCCACCTTGGGCCGAATCATTACACGGCGCTCGGTGGCGGAGCGCTTCTGCAGCTGTTCGACTGTGAACATCTCTGCTCCTTCCAACGGTCGCGGCTCGATGGAGAGCCGGTCATCCTGGCGGGAGTGCCTTCCCACCTCGGCGATAACTGTAGTTATCACGTGATCCGATTGTGCCGGATACGGTATTCGTGAAGCATTCTGCAGAAGATGGTTGCCCTGCAGAAGCAATGGACTGCGAACAAGTAACATTAAAGACTTACATTTGATGCGCCAACGATGGCCAGCGTTTTTGGTCCGGCAAGAGCCGTCACTCGGAGAGTCGAATGCCCTACTTGTTCTTGTTAAGGCTGCTGCATCTGCAGCTTCCATTGCGGATCACCGATCCTGAGGACTTGCAAGCTATCTCGGTGCTTCTTGCCACCGGCTTGATTGAGGCCGAGATCGAGACATTACATTCAACGCCCCGCTATGCGGCGTCCCGCGCCGCCATGGTGCTTCGAATCACCGAGGCAGGTCATGCCGAGGCGCGCACGATGTGGGATACCCGGACTCACAGTAACGGCAAGGGCTGAGCGGGCCTGATCCCCCTGCTGGGCAGTCAGCGCACGCGACTCATTCGCGCGCCGCCCGCAGGTCGTCCGGCGCCCGCGTCTGCTTTGCCCGGAGGCCCCCGAGCACTAAGTCATTCCAGTCCCGCCTGCGCGATAGATCGAAGACATCATTCGAACTGACCGCGCTGTGCATGGCTCCTACGCCGCGGCGCTCGAAAAGAACGCGCCAACTTCCGCCGTGAAGCACGGCAGCTTACGATGGAGCATGGACGATTCGAACGTTTTCGACGTTTTGGTTGGTTGCGAGACGCACAGTGCCAGATGCCGAACATCGGTCCCGTCTGCTTCTTCTCACTGACGCAACACAGAAGACACAGCGGAGGCAGTGGGTGTGGAGCTACTCGCCTCCGAGCGCATGCAGCGTCTCTTTTTGGTCTCTTGCAATTGGAAATGCATGTCGAGTCGACGTGCCTTGCGAGGAGACGCTGGTACCGGGGGAGCACGGCCAGGCGTGCAGGGTGGGAGTATCCTGTCTTCTTGGGGTGGCGAGAATCGCAGTCTGACCCGAGATGTCAAAATCCCGGCCGGTTGGCAAGCTAGCGCCGCTATCGAAGGCAGCTGCCGGGATCTCAAGGGCCCTCCTCTCCCGAACAGTGGAATCCCGCTGATCGGGGCGTGGAGGCCCAGTTCAATTTACAGCCGCCTAGAAATCAGCCATGGACACCAGCGACCTTCCCGATGACAGCAGGCTGATCGAACTGCAACGTTTCGAGTTGCTCGTTTCTGCAATCCACGACTACGCGATCTACATGCTGGATCCCCAAGGCCATGTAGTGAGCTGGAACGCTGGTGCCGAGCGTTTCAAAGGATACGCGGCTGGCGAAATCGTGGGCCAGCACTTTTCGCGCTTCTACACGCCAGAAGACCGCGCGGCCGGAATTCCTGCGCGCGCCCTGCAAACCGCACAAAAGGAAGGGACCTTCCAGGCCGAAGGCTGGCGACTGCGCAAGGACGGCACTCGCTTCTGGGCGAACGTGGTCATCGACCCCATCTATACCGCCGATCGGCGCCTGCTGGGCTTTGCCAAGATCACCCGCGACGTGGGCGATCGCAAGGCTGCGGAGGAGGCGCTCCGCAAAAGCGAACAAGAGTTCCGGCTGCTCGTGCAGGGAGTGACGGACTATGCGATCTACCTGCTCGATCCAAATGGCCTGATCACCAAGTGGAACGCGGGCGCTCAGCGCATCAAGGGATATGCCGAGGCTGACGTGCTCGGAACGCATTTTTCACGCTTTTATACCCCGGAGGACCAGGCGATTGGGTTGCCCGCTCGAGCACTTGCCACTGCGTCGGCAGAAGGCCGCTTCGAGCAGGAAGGCTGGCGCGTCCGCAAGGACGGAAGCCAGTTCTTCGCCCATGTGATCATCGATCGACTTCATGATGACGACGGAAGGTTTTTTGGCTTCGCCAAAATAACTCGCGACGTTACAGAACGTCGAGAGGCGGCCGAGGTGCTCAAGCGCACGGAAAAGGCGCTGATGCAGGCCCAGAAGATGGAGTCCATCGGCAAGCTCACGGGCGGCGTCGCACACGACTTCAACAATCTGCTGCAAGTCATCGCTGGCAATCTGCAGCTTTTGGCTCGCGACGTGGCAGGACTGGAACGGGCCGAACGGCGTGTTGAGAACGCGCTCGCCGGTGTGCAGCGAGGGGCCAAGTTGGCCGGGCAGCTGCTGGCTTTCGGCCGCAGGCAGACGCTCGAGCCGAAGGTCGTGAATCTCGGTCGCATCGTGCAGGCCATGCATGAGATGTTGCAGCGTGCTCTGGGCGAGGCCGTTCTGCTGGAGACCACCGTCGCCGATGACCTTTGGAGCACTTTCGTCGATGTGGCGCAGGTCGAGAACGCTCTATTGAACTTGGCCATCAACGCGCGCGATGCGATGGAGGGCTCGGGCAAGCTCACGGTGGAGATTGCCAACGCGACCCTCGACGCCGCGTATGCCCGGGAACATGCCGACCTCGCCGCCGGAGACTACGTCATGCTGGCCGTGTCGGACACCGGCGCGGGCATGCCGCCCGATGTCATTGCACAAGCTTTCGATCCGTTCTTTACGACCAAGCCAGAGGGCAAAGGCACCGGTTTGGGGCTTTCCATGGTGTACGGCTTCGTGAAGCAATCAGGCGGCCATGTGAAGATTTACAGCGAGGTGGGTGACGGGACGACCGTCAAGCTCTATCTGCCGCGGTCAAGGAACGCCGAGGAGGAAGTGGCCTCAGCCGACATGGGCCCGGTGGTGGGTGGGACCGAGACGATCTTGGTTGCGGAAGACGACGAGCACGTGCGATCCACTGTGGTGGAGATGCTGCAGCAGCTAGGCTACAAGGTGTTCGCAGCGAGCGATGCCGAGCAGGCACTCGCCATCATCCAAAGCGGTATCAAGATCGACCTCCTCTTCACCGATGTCGTGATGCCAGGTCCCTTGCGCAGCCCAGACCTGGCGCGCAGGGCGCGCGAACTGGTGCCAGGGCTTGCGGTGCTGTTCACATCGGGCTACACCCGGAATGCCATCGTGCACGGCGGACGCCTCGACCCAGGGGTAGAACTGCTCGCCAAGCCGTATGCACGCGAAGATCTCGCCCGCAAGGTCCGGCACACGCTCGCGAATCAGCGCTAGCGGGCGTTAGCTCGTGCCGGCGAGAACGGCGTGACTCCGGTGGTGTAGCAAGGAGAGTCTGCACTTCAATGGTGGTCGACGACGATGACATCACTCGTGCGGCAACTGCAGAGATGCTGGTTGCACTTGGCCATGTGGTGACGCAAGCGTCCAGCGGCGAGCAGGCTCTTGCGGATTTAGAGAGGCACCCAGGTATTCATGTCCTCATGGTGGATGTCGGACTGCCCGGAATGTCGGGTGCGGCGCTCGCAGAAGCCGCTTGCCGACGCCTGCCTGGCCTGAAGGTGGTGTTCGCTACAGGGCAAGATGTCGCCCTTCTCCCCACAACGCTCAATTGCTTGTTAAGCCCTATGACCGGCAGGCCATCGGTGAAGTAATGCGCAGGGTAGCGATGGACGTTGCTCGTGCAACGTAAATGATTCGGGCACGCACCTGCTGGCTTCGAGGATCGGACGCCAGGCCGGTACACGCTGCTGGAGCGCTTCATTACCGGACCGTCCAGTTTCCACAACGCCGGACTGCGACGGCGCATTTCGTCGGTTGGATGGTTCGTCAATACGACCATCCTTCGTGCGAGGCTCGGTCCTTGCAAGTTCGCAGTACCGTCGGGCCCGAGCCCTCGACAAGAAAGAGATCCGCCACGCCAAGCCCAAGGTATCGCCGAGCTTTTCCAGCACCGCGACCGCTTCGCTCGCGATTTCGGTGGCGATCCACACAAGCCGCAGTCCCGTGCCTGCCCCTTGCTATTGACCCGCTTTCGGCAGGTTCAGGCTCTTCACAATGGGGTTCCAGCGTGCGATCTCTGCGTTGAGAAGCCGCTCCATGTCTTCAGGACTTCCACCTTGTGGCTCCATGCCGATGGCACGCGCGCGCTCGACGAAGGCCGGATCCACAATCACCTCGTTGATCGATTTGTTCAGTCGGGCCACCACATCCCTGGGGGTGGCCGCAGGCGCGGACAGGTAGTAGCGCAGCGGCGCCTCGAAGTCGTAGCCGAGCTCCTTGAAGGTCGGCGCTTCGGGTACCTGTGGCAGGCGCCTGGCGTCCATCACCCCGAGCACGCGGAATTTTCCGGACTTGATGTGCGGCAAGGAGCTCGTGATCGAGGTGCCGTACACATCGATGGAATTGCTGAGCATCGCCTGGATGGCGGGTGCGTCGCCGTTGAACGGTATGTGATTGGTGCGAATGCCAAGCGACTTCTCGAACGCCACGGGTGCCAGGTTGCTCAGGATCGCCGCGCCCGGGGAGCCGCGGTTGATGGCGCCCGGGTTCGCGCGGGCGTAGTCCACCATTTCCTTGATGTTCTTGTACGGCAGTTCGGTGCGGCCGACGATGATGGTCGGCTGGTACGCCACCTGCGACACCGCCGTGAAATCCTTCTGCGGATCGTAGGGCAGCTTGTCGAACAGGACGGTATTGGTGCCGAGCATGCCGACGAACGACATGACCAGGGTCTGCCCATCCGGCCGGGCCTTCGCCACGTAGTCGGCGGCGACCACCGCGCTGCCGCCGGGCTTGTTCTCAACGATGGTACGTGCGCCGCGCTTCGTCAGTTCGTCGGCCAGCAGCCGCAGGTAGGCGTCGGTGCCGCCGCCCGCGGCGAAGGGCACCACGATTTTGGTCGGCTGTTGCTGCGCCATGGCGGCACCGACCATCGATGTGATCCCCAGGATTCCGAAGAAGAGTCTGCGGCGGTTCATGGTTGTCTCCTGTTCTTTCCTGTTGGCGCACCTGGCGGGCGGGATGCCAACCCGGGCGCACGAATTATTTCGGGGGCATGTGCCCCGCGGCTTCTCGTGAGGTGCAAACCAACTTTGCACAAGGCTCAGGGATTGCGTGAAACGGTCCTCCTACACTGCTCCAGGCGCGGCTTGCCCGCCTGCCTTCCCACAACCCACAGGGAGTCCCCCAAGACCATGCGAGCAGCAGTCCTCGAAGAATTCGGCCAGCCTTTGGTGATCCAGGACGTGGCGATCGGCGCGCCGGGACCGAACGAAGTTCTCTTGCACACGGCGGCCGTAGGCCTGTGCCACAGCGATCTGCACTACATGCAGGGCATGCGCAAGATCCCGCTCCCCGGCGTGCTCGGCCACGAAGTGGCCGGCGTCGTCGCGGCCGTTGGCAGCGGCGTCAAGGACCTGCAGCCAGGCGACCACGTGGTCGGCGC
Proteins encoded in this region:
- a CDS encoding response regulator is translated as MVVDDDDITRAATAEMLVALGHVVTQASSGEQALADLERHPGIHVLMVDVGLPGMSGAALAEAACRRLPGLKVVFATGQDVALLPTTLNCLLSPMTGRPSVK
- a CDS encoding HigA family addiction module antitoxin, which codes for MFKNGMRPVHPGEILREDYLAPLNMSANALAKELHVGAPTVNEIVRERRGVSPLMALRLSRYFGGSAQWWLNMQSVYDLKIAEKDAAKQIEREVRPRQREHAVA
- a CDS encoding Bug family tripartite tricarboxylate transporter substrate binding protein, which encodes MNRRRLFFGILGITSMVGAAMAQQQPTKIVVPFAAGGGTDAYLRLLADELTKRGARTIVENKPGGSAVVAADYVAKARPDGQTLVMSFVGMLGTNTVLFDKLPYDPQKDFTAVSQVAYQPTIIVGRTELPYKNIKEMVDYARANPGAINRGSPGAAILSNLAPVAFEKSLGIRTNHIPFNGDAPAIQAMLSNSIDVYGTSITSSLPHIKSGKFRVLGVMDARRLPQVPEAPTFKELGYDFEAPLRYYLSAPAATPRDVVARLNKSINEVIVDPAFVERARAIGMEPQGGSPEDMERLLNAEIARWNPIVKSLNLPKAGQ
- a CDS encoding Fic family protein; the encoded protein is MAAKWPCQQLSRIQNHALYARLDNVLGIAALYAEAIARGHVFGDANKRTGLTCATADLAQQGIHVRNDPVLEDVTVMWQRGGSQR
- a CDS encoding DUF6088 family protein, whose amino-acid sequence is MVTLPESIVLHAKSLPEGGVLSPKEFLHLGSRAAVDQALSWLAKEGKLLRVARGTYVTPVSSRVGTRAPAPEKVVNALAAQSGEVVTLHGANASNALGLTRQVPIREAYLTSGRTRKLKLGRSEVMVKHAPHWMLALGAGPAGAAVRAVAWMGPAHAGESLAALRRTLPPSEWRTLTSARATLPSWMTRAIGEEALRG
- a CDS encoding hybrid sensor histidine kinase/response regulator, encoding MDTSDLPDDSRLIELQRFELLVSAIHDYAIYMLDPQGHVVSWNAGAERFKGYAAGEIVGQHFSRFYTPEDRAAGIPARALQTAQKEGTFQAEGWRLRKDGTRFWANVVIDPIYTADRRLLGFAKITRDVGDRKAAEEALRKSEQEFRLLVQGVTDYAIYLLDPNGLITKWNAGAQRIKGYAEADVLGTHFSRFYTPEDQAIGLPARALATASAEGRFEQEGWRVRKDGSQFFAHVIIDRLHDDDGRFFGFAKITRDVTERREAAEVLKRTEKALMQAQKMESIGKLTGGVAHDFNNLLQVIAGNLQLLARDVAGLERAERRVENALAGVQRGAKLAGQLLAFGRRQTLEPKVVNLGRIVQAMHEMLQRALGEAVLLETTVADDLWSTFVDVAQVENALLNLAINARDAMEGSGKLTVEIANATLDAAYAREHADLAAGDYVMLAVSDTGAGMPPDVIAQAFDPFFTTKPEGKGTGLGLSMVYGFVKQSGGHVKIYSEVGDGTTVKLYLPRSRNAEEEVASADMGPVVGGTETILVAEDDEHVRSTVVEMLQQLGYKVFAASDAEQALAIIQSGIKIDLLFTDVVMPGPLRSPDLARRARELVPGLAVLFTSGYTRNAIVHGGRLDPGVELLAKPYAREDLARKVRHTLANQR